The DNA window TAGTTAATGCAGTAATAGTTTATGAAGGATTATTATTATAGCCAAAGGTCTTATTTGAAGCATTATTAAGAGCCCATGTGAACAGGTTTCATATTTATTGCCATCTAAATGactatcactttttttttcttctcatttactacgttttcttaattctttgaaatttgttttaagattttttaaattctttgtagaatgtatatatatattgcacacaaatgttttagaaataatgaaagCTTGAAGTGCAAAATGAACGTTCAATATTTGATAGACAAAATGGtgttttaaatttcatatttgtgGCTTtccatttataaaataagtatatatatatatatatatattagataatTTTAAGCCCGTGATACTGGCCCAATATAATGAAAGGCTCATTTATGGGCCCAAtattacaatattatatatatttataatagaaatttaattagttttcaaaaagaaaaattattatgacattttcaaataaacatgataaaaataataataaaatatcagaTGCTCCagtgctcatcataacatcatgtcaaacatatatattcgaattaaataattaatttaatggtattctttttttattttatttgaaaattattcaagagaatagattaaaattattctcaatatattaacaattttcataaaatatatgaaGCAATAAAGTCTACTATTCACCTATAGATTAATTTTGAATACacttataaatttgttttaaaggtgtttaacaaacaaaaataacgACCTACTTGATGAAAATTAGAATGAATCATCTCATTATTTACAAAGTgataaaggataaaaaaaagttatgactttatATCTTGtctttatattcattaaaattaGGAGAACAATCTAGTATAGTAacgaaagattttttttctaaagtaaTTTATATACCCGATGAATGAATGTTTTACCTCAAATAATGAGatgttaaaaatattaacaaaagttaatataatataaattgcaGTAATTTAACATAAGgtagttaaaataataatttatataacttgctaaaaatgattttaactgatgataaaataatagtacttaataaataatatatgtttctcaataaattatataatgacATATATGTTATGTGAAATTTTGGGATTATacataaaaagagaaatcaagTANGAACAGAAAGGTATATGGCACCTGAATCCGTGATTAACACTGAGTATACCTCACAAGTTGATATTTGGGCTCTTGGCTGTACTGTCTATGAGCTGATTACGGGGACACCACTGTGGGAAGACGCAGATGGTGATGATGTGTTGGACAAAATCGAGTTTGAGGAACCAAAGTTTCAGAATTCAAAGTTGTCAAATGAGGCTCAAAATTTTCTGGAAAAATGTCTTGTGAAGAATCCCAGCTCGCGTTGGACTGTGGACATGCTCTTGAACCATACTTTTCTGCAGAATTCATCCAAAGTAGCCAACACAGCAAAgacaaggaagaagaaaagtgaTTCAATGTCCCTTCTACACAAACCAATCCAGAAGATAACATTCAAGATCGGCCATCATAAATTCTCGAGGCAATTGCTGGATCCAAAGCCCCTTCTAGACAAACCAATCAAGAAGATAACATTCAAGATCGGCAATCATAAATTCGTGAGGCAATTGACAGATCTGAAGGAAGTAGAGAATGAAACTTGTGGAAGGGTACTGAGTACTGACAATAGTTAGATAcataataaaaattgatttgtatatatatataaacaaagcctCTTTTGGAATTGTTTTGGGGGTATGTTGCCAACGTGTGACGAAGATGATCTCACGTGCAGCCCCttattagtttaataaaaaaaaagttgtatagTTTatcaacattctttataaaGAAAGGGGAGTTGTTATATCTGTGTtgcaaagttgagtttgttattatgattgaattgctAGGTTAGAAATCTATGGTTTCCTTATTATTATGACTCATCTGTTGTGCTTTTCCATATTTGTGTCCTCTCTTTTGTCACCAATTTAAAAACAATGTTTACCTGTCAAGTACTATTGGTGTTGGGGAATGTTATCTTGACTCATGAGAATTTTATAGTCATGCTAGAACTCTAAGCTTGAAGCGTCCCATTGTGATTATCTCCAGTACAAACGTTAATATAAATTCATCAGCGTCACTCCTCTTATTTATGTGCTCTTCCCtggaaaaaaatggaaattgatTGCCCTAGAGATAGTCCATCTACATTTTTTGATTGAAACAGCAAGTAAATAGTGAGATGCATCAAAAAAGTGCTACTAATATGAACAAATTCACTACCTGTTGCTTGGTAAAGTCCATGAGATCAGCAGAATTGAACTTTTGATTACCACAGCTGACCGTTTGCTTGTACTTTGCTAGATAATTAATCACTATAAGCACTGAACCGAAAAGCTGTGCCAGTAACATATTGAGAATTGGCTCATCTCTAAGGTGAATCAGACCTCCTGATTATAAGTTAGACACTTGACAGATCCCATACTTGTAAAACCAGATGGATACATAAAATACATGGATCGAGTTTATATTTAGAAatgaagattattattttttttggtaactaaaTGATTTCATTACCAAACGGTCAATATATACTCAGTACATAAAAAGTAGTATTGCTGTACATCATGCCTCAGCAGCTTCCTGGCAAAGAAACAACATTGCAACAGGTACTATTCTAAGCAAAAACAATTCTTAAAACTACTATTTAGTTTGACAACTCTCCTTGCTTTGGTAGAAACGAATACTTACCTGGAGACATATGAACCTGTTGTATGTTATCCTTCCAAGTGTCCTCGACGGGATGTTGGGTATTGATGCTTAGAAGAAACAATCTGGAGATTCCAGCTTGTATCCCAGGCAGAATACCAAATCCATTTTGGTGAACAGGTTTACTACACCAAAATTAATTCAGAATTAAAGATTTAGGGAAACTGCATTATTTCTTGGGGTTAGAGATCCTTTACACTGAAGCTGGATTGCTTATTTCACAAAGGAAATTTGTGCTTGATCTTCTCAAAGAGTACCATTGTTCTGAACTTTCCAGCCTTACCTCACCACTAGATATGACAGTCAAGCTCAAGGCAAATGAGGGGAAGCCTATTTCTGATCCCAGTGCATACAGTAAATTAGTTGGGAAACTTAATTTCTTAACTAATACTAGACTAGATATTGCTTATGGAGTTCAGCACCTTAGTCAGTTCATGCAAGACCCCAGAGAACCACATATGAAAGCAACATACCACATGCTGAGGTATCTCAAGAAGGATCCCACCTTAGGATTGCTTATGACATCTNTTTGACCTTGAGGATTAAGGATCAATTCTCACTTCAATACATTTTACTTGGTGCATCCATGTTCgaaaaatcctagattcgcCTCTGCCTACCTCTCATTTCAACTTGTAAAATCTCTTGCTTAGTAGAATCAAATATTCGACAATATTTATCTCcgaataataatttaaaatctttttctaTTAATTGACCTAACACTAAACAAACTTTTATCAATATTAGACACATAAAGAACAtctgaaattatttttgtacctgaatttgttttaattgaaaCAGACCCTTTTCCTTTTGCAGGAATACAATCACCATTCCCAATTCTGACTTTCTTATTTTCCATAGGAATGAACTCTTTAAAAAGATTTCTTTCATATGTCATGTGGTTTTGTACAACCACTATCAATCATCCGAAAATCAgattttttggttgaaaaacAAGTTGCCACAAATAAgtggtcttcttcttcttcttcagtagTGACTTGGCAACTGTTTCATCTTTTTGAAATTTGCTTTTGCAAATCACAACTTCATCACCAAGTTGTTTGCAGTTCTTGCACTGTGCATCTGGTCTTTTCAAACATTTATATGGAGAATGTGTCCATTTTTTCCACAGTGCTGACAAGGTgggtaatttttcaaaaatttaccCTTGCTTTGAGTTTTGTGGCTGGCAGTAATGCTTCTTCAACCATGTCATCTTGCCTCATAAGTCTCCTTTGTTCATGAGCCTACAAAGAATTTAACAATTCTGCCAAGGTAATTTTGGACAGATCCTGTGTGTTTTCAAGGTAGTTACACATGCTTCATATCTTTCGGGCACTGTAACAAGAACTGTTCAACAATTCTTGTATCTTTAAATTCAGTGCCTAGCAATCTTACCTTGTTGACAATACCAAGCAATCTGTCAGAATATTCCTTAACTGTTTCTGACTCTTTCATTCTCTGCAATTTGAATTTcctcattaaatttaataccTTCATTCCTCATATTCTTTCATCTCCAGCATATTCTTTCTTCAGATAATTTCAAATATCTTTTGGTGATGTGAGAGTCATGATTTTCGTGAAAACAGTTGTCGAAACATCAACAAACAAAATTGTTTTTGCCTTCGacttaatgatttttttttccttgtgaCTCTTGATCTAGGCCACGGTGGGATTATTTGACAGCGGATTAATTTCATAATCCTCTTCCACGGCTTCCCAAAGATCAAGAACCTCCAAGTAGGTCTCCATTCTTACAGCCCATAGTTGATAATTCTCACCATCAAAAATAGGAGGAGCCATTcgtgaaaaattattttcggAATCCATTTTTCTACTCACATGTTCCTCAAGAAGAAGGCTCTAGATACCAATTGttggtttttttaataaagaaattaagaaaataacagagaaagactttgagagaaaaaaatattgcagTATTATCAAAgggaattattttattaataatccAGAGACTTACATTTATAGATATAATTCctaactaaaaatagaaaaatacgTTACTAACTTATTAGtttaattcaaataacaaataaaaggacCTATTTCCTAAATTCAAGTCAAATAGGactataataacataatttgaaATCCTAAAAAtagctaattattttatttatgcaaTATCCTGAAACATATTTTCAACAAGAATGTAATCAACATCAGGTTCCGATCACTCAAGAGGCTGCTGGTGAAGAGAATGGTCTGTTGGGGCAAACtttttcccaaattcaagaatttgtgATGCCAAAAATAATGTGCCTGAAATGTTCGATACGGGTGACACATTGTTGGAGATAAACCAGACAACACAAGAAGAATTTGAAACACTTTGTGAAACAGAAGAATCCAGCTTTGCGCCTTTGAAGGATAGATTGGATATAATTAGGGCGAGTAAGAGAACATTATTGTTGGACCAACAATCTTGGCAGTCTAACGCATATTTACAAGATATGTTGCTCTGATTTCTGAAGAATTGGTAGTATCTGGAGAGTTTCAGCTAGTTTGTGGACAAAACTAACTAGCTAGGCGCAGTTTTTGAAACAGTATCAGGAGTTTTGTGCCTGCTTCCTAGTCCTTCTGTTTGACGGTTCTTATAGTTTATGTAAATTCTATTTGCTCAACTGTAGTGTTCAATCTCTAATTTTGACAAAGAAATTGTTATTATAGCCTTTATCACTTGTTGTAAAAGTTGATACAATCCCCCCTAAATGAAATTATTGTTCTGTCTAAACTAAATCTACATTTATTCAAACATATAGGTATTGCTAGCTGATCGATTTATCTAGGCTTTCTTTAAATTTGTATGTCCAATTTTATGTGATTGAAATGAGGAATCAATGCCCAAAATTATGTCACCATTATTTTTTGGTTCTACAGTGCTTCTCAATCGTTGAAAGAAGAGGAGGAATTTCTCGGTATGTTTGGCTTTGTACTGCCCTTCATTTCGAACAATGAAAGGGCCAAAAAGTTGTTGGGCATATAGTAAAAATTAATGTTTAAAACATCTTTCCCGTTTGAAAAACAtgaaagttatgaatattaGGAGATAAGAGTAGTAATTGAATAGGTAAATTAGATAGTATAAGTTATGGGACTCCTAAGTTATGAAggtaatatataaaaagaatgaagaaggaaaataataaataaatgtaatatTTAGGTGAAATATCCACTAAAGGTGGAATTTCAAAGGACCAAAATAGATAAAGAGAACAACGTATGTATTAGTGTTAAGTGTGATagttcaatttcaaattctGCTGCATATTCACGATTATTGCCCATCTAACCTACTAGTTAATCGGTTAAATTTTAGCTAAAGTTAACTGATAATCATTCGTGTTCATTAAAAAGGCAAAAGAAGAAAGTAAGATGATTGTTTAAATCATGACACATATAGAAGAGATTCAAGAAAAGACAGTTCAGTTAATAATCACaccaaaaatattcttttaggCCTCAGTTGCATTTACAACAAGCATGACAATATTCTCCCTGTAGGCACCAAAACTGTCAAGATTGCTGATTTTGGGCTCTCAGGGACTTCAGGGGAATAAAAAAGTATATGGCACCTGAATCTGTGAGGGAAACATAAGTTGTAAGATATCCGAAAACATGTTTTTGCCTCTCTATTTGAGAACCCCTCCAGACGTCATGAGAGGTAATTAGTTATTTCAACCAACTATTATGAAGATACATACTGAAATGTCAACAAAGCATATACTTACACTgtaaagtgatttcattcaaaATAGAAAGGCAGTTCTCATTCATAAAAATGAATATCAGCATTAATTCATTGTAAAAGCAGAAAGGGAAACTCATTTATCAAGatttgtaataattttatatggtTAACTATGATAATGAACAACTCGAATATTGCATTGGCCACAAATTCCCTTGTTATTGTTTTTTGCCATCTTATACAAATCTGGTAGTTGTCAAGACAACAATGTTCAACATTCCTTCAGGTATCGTGACTTCCCCCTTCAGCACATTTGTTTGTATCCTGTCTTGAGCGGTAAAATAATCCCCACAAGAAGTGCTCGTTGTTCCATCCTACAAAAACATCCACAAGGTGAGATGCATTGAAAGAGaataagaaaatgagaaaagaacATAGAGATTATAAATGTACTTTGAGAATCACTGCACAAGGTTGTGGATGCAAGTATGATCAACTCAACATCATTGATAAGAGTTCTCATCACCAAATCCTTGTTGCGCATGAACTCCACCAAATCGATATATCCCTCAAACCTACATATAATGGGAAATGCAAATCAATTTctagtaattaaaaataatcttgGGCAAGGGNAAGGTACTTTGAGAATCACTGCACAAGGTTGTGGATGCAAGTATGATCAACTCAACATCATTGATAAGAGTTCTCATCACCAAATCCTTGTTGCGCATGAACTCCACCAAATCGATATATCCCTCAAACCTACATATAATGGGAAATGCAAATCAATTTctagtaattaaaaataatcttgGGCAAGGGTGCACTTCTACTTTGCAACCCTGATCCCTTTTAAGATAGATATATAGGGTAAATCTGACCTTTTTTTCTCACTTTTGAAGAAATACAGTCCAATGTCTTTTTTATCCGGACAATGATTGTCGAATAAACTTGGCCAGATATCTCCACGCGGAACTAATTCAAGTTTAAGAGTATCGGGCAATAGTCCCGAGAACTCATACACTTTACGACTAACTCTGCAAGTAGGATGAGCCTGGAATATCTCAGGTGCAAGTTCTAGAGCACCTAAGATGTCAAAACTTCCCCTAAAATGCAACAAAAAAAGACTAATTATTATAGGGAAGCGATGTTCAGTGGTGCAAATTCTTcaggtaaaaaaaatatcttctatatatatatatgtatatagtctataaaataatcaaatgaaaACTCTCTCTGCTTTTTGAAGCATAACAAAAGCATATTCGAGTTTCAAGCACACAAAAAGATCCATGAAGCAATTTATCAGACATAACAACATACAGAGAAAGTTTCACATAAAGCTAAACGTTGTTTTTCACTCTAAATCTCATTAAGTTACATAactgaaaaaatagaaaacaaacaaTGTATGGTTCACATATAACCTACTCATCTACAATTTCTTGTTCCCATACCTGAAAATATGAGATGGTCCATATTCCATAATACAATGACATAGAGTGGCAACAACTTCAAGTCGTCAAGGAATTTATACATAATAGGAATCAAGTTCACTATCATCTCATTAAACATTATATATTCAGAGTATCATTATGTCATGGCTCGCAACTATATATGAGCAGAACTCTTTTCCATAGTTAGACATATATTCTACAGTGCCCTATTCAATTTTTTAGTGATACTAATGGCATCCCTAGGTAACAATTAATTCTTGGGAAACCTAGCAAAGATGGGTCATCCAAAAAGCTAGCATGAAAAAACAGAGATGAGctgaatttaaatatttttggagtTCAATGTACCATGTGTTAACCTATGTTAGTAATTAATGTGCATTCACGAAGGGTACTTACTTCCAGGAAGGAACTAGAGCAGGATCAAAAGGGTGTGTCATAGGTGAATTCATCATGCGACTCTCGTTCACAACATCGCGAGTCCTATGCTCAAGAATGGTAGAGGCACCCGAACCTAAAAAATAGGCTACATCAAATTGAATAGAAGtataaaagtaaattaattttgatatgaaagcTTTACAAATATTGATAATGTaacaaaaatcattttgaaagaTAATATCAACatcattgaattttttttaattagagtatatgatagaaaatgaaatttctAAAGAATAGAGGTACAAGAAAAGGACAAATCAAACCAAGTAAATGAATACGAAATATGATGGTGAATACTTAACCTTTAGGCTTGCTAAATTTTCGGTATTTAGTTGATACAACTCTTGAGGAGACAGTATTTATCGGTGCAGAACCATATTTCTTGATACGTGATGACAGACCAAGTGCTTCTTCAACCGGTAGATATCTTGTTTTTCCAGTCTGTACCTCTTTTTCCTAGTTAATATGTTGCCTCCGAGGAAACTTACTATGTTTCTTTGGTTGCACAGTACTCTGACAAATCTTTGTAGAGGCTTGTGACTTGGGTCCCTTAAAACGCTCATTTTCTAGTCCATGCGGTGAAAACATTACCCCCTTGCGAATATCACATTCTTCACAACGCCAATCCACTGGTGTATCTTCCCAATAGCCCACAACACAATATCTGAAAggaagagaaaaacaaaaaaatttagaacaAGAAGATGACTATGTATGCATAAAAGATACACAcaatatttaaaagaattaaatgCCACAACATGCTAATAAAAGAATAGATTATACTAATATTTGCATTAGAACTAGTTCTACCCGTATGCCTGTAGCAAGAACTGACAACCTACGCATAAACGCTACTACTAATCAGATGCTTATAGCAGGAGCTAGCAACCTACAACCTATGACTACTTAAGcctttataaataaaatacctTTTGAAACCTAAACAAAAAAAGTGTATCCTTTTGGTGGAACCCAATATCCAATACTATTAGCATTTGACAGTTATGAAAAATGCAAGAAAGATTAGACAACTCGAAGAAGTCCTTACTCTCCCTAAGAGGTAATATCACTTCAATTTAGTTTTTTAATTCTATTCCactttttattcatatttaaaataCCAAAAAAGGGGACAAAGTTGGTAATCTAACTAGCAATTTTCTTCGAGAGAAGTAGCCCCTTGTGTGAAAAGATCAGTTTTTTCTATAAGGCAAGTCAACCAAAACAAAAGGAGTTTAGGATTGGGATGATGTTTAAAGTTTTCAAAGAACACACACACATGCACAAGGTGATAAAGCAAGTACGAATCAGAGAGTTATGACTTTCAGCTCACTTGACTGCCCTTTCATAttaaagaaagagagagaactTACTGGTGCACATCAACATTCCTACATTGATAGCAGGTAATAATTGCTTCTTGAATACCAAAATCACCGCAAACTTCACAAATTTTTTTCTGCAAGTTCATATGAAAAGACAAGAAATTCATAACCAACATTACCATATGAATAGAATGAAGAATGAGAAAACAACATGTCATCAGTTACACAAAGGTAAATCATAATAAGCAAAATCATGTTTTCATCCCCTTTTTTCATTAGCTCACATGCTTATATATGTAATAAATCCACTTTTGCAATGGACACATATCCAATACATTCCAAGTATTATCCTCGACATCTTCTTTTGGACAGAAAAAAGGGCTTTTTGGAGCAACAAACACAACATGTTGTAGTCAAAACATAAATCTTGATGCACAAATTAAATCTCTCCAGACTATTTGTCCATCTAAAGCAATATGATCATATAATCTTCATCTTTGCAgaaaaacgaaaaagaaaaaagcacAACCATAGTGCAATATGCATTGATGTAAAACTATTTTCGACCtaaaattttaacaaatcaGTAAGGTGACTTTGGAGTAAAGCAAACATCCTTAGTATTGAAAGAGCAACACAATATCCTAATACGGGGCAAGTATagagtaaaaaaataaaggatttGGGACAATTAAACTGCACacaaaataattaggaaaaaacaCCTAGCAAACAACAATGTATTGATTACTATTGCTTAATGGAGATAAAATCGAAGTTGTTAATAGTTATGAGACAATGATATATATGTTTCTTAATGATATAGaagatattattataaataaaacttGTACAGAATTCAACCTTCTTATAAAAGGAAACCATACTAGACAAACTTACTTTAGAGTTGAGAACTTTAGAAGTTAATATTGCCTATTCGAAGTATGTTGAAT is part of the Solanum stenotomum isolate F172 chromosome 8, ASM1918654v1, whole genome shotgun sequence genome and encodes:
- the LOC125873502 gene encoding mitogen-activated protein kinase kinase kinase 20 — encoded protein: MAPESVINTEYTSQVDIWALGCTVYELITGTPLWEDADGDDVLDKIEFEEPKFQNSKLSNEAQNFLEKCLVKNPSSRWTVDMLLNHTFLQNSSKVANTAKTRKKKSDSMSLLHKPIQKITFKIGHHKFSRQLLDPKPLLDKPIKKITFKIGNHKFVRQLTDLKEVENETCGRVLSTDNS